From Panicum hallii strain FIL2 chromosome 2, PHallii_v3.1, whole genome shotgun sequence, a single genomic window includes:
- the LOC112882330 gene encoding uncharacterized protein LOC112882330: protein MEGLIPLVYRAIVEYRKAREVAIGSLLCGGDQPSCGPRAPSSALFRDAAGSCWHAAASLSPAASPPARASLVSPLLRSASRRHCAG, encoded by the coding sequence ATGGAAGGCCTGATACCGTTGGTGTACAGGGCCATCGTGGAGTACAGGAAGGCGAGGGAGGTCGCCATTGGGAGCCTCCTGTGCGGCGGCGACCAGCCATCGTGTGgtccgcgcgcgccgtcgtcggCGCTCTTCCGCGACGCTGCTGGGAGCTGCTGGCACGCCGCCGCGTCTCTCTCCCCGgccgcgtcgccgccggcgagggccAGCCTGGTGTCGCCCCTCCTCCGCTCGGCGTCGCGCCGCCATTGCGCAGGTTAG
- the LOC112880048 gene encoding uncharacterized protein LOC112880048 → MSVSVGRTRVGRYELGRTLGEGTFAKVKFARNVETGENVAIKILEKEKVLKHKMIAQIKREISTMKLIRHPNVIRMYEVMASKTKIYIVMELVTGGELFDKIASRGRLKEDDARKYFQQVINAVDYCHSRGVYHRDLKPENLLLDASGTLKVSDFGLSALSQQVREDGLLHTTCGTPNYVAPEVINNKGYDGAKADLWSCGVILFVLMAGYLPFEDSNLMSLYKKIFKADFSCPSWFSTSAKKLIKKILDPNPSTRITIAELINNEWFKKGYQPPRFETVDVNLDDVNSIFDESGDPAQLVVERREERPSVMNAFELISTSQGLNLGTLFEKQMGSVKKETRFASRLPANEILSKIEAAAGPMGFNVQKRNYKLKLQGENPGRKGQLAIATEVFEVTPSLYMVELRKSNGDTLEFHKFYHNISNGLKDVMWKPEGSIVEGDEVRHRRPPLEVERIPGSHRHRITVILHTRRARPACSAPPDPTRRGLLPPTTPRASAAAMREEVRSSSAAPPDPPPDPPPARSASPPPTPVASSAGASSPPSQANIASIDWLGSDQVSKAGSSHVAPPASQPALSTNADGAAADFFQSSCRPWERGDLLRRLATFKHSTWASKPKAASSLACAQRGWVNIDVDKIECESCGAHLIFTALTSWSPAEVANAGEAFAEQLDASHQNDCPWKGNSCADGLVQFHLTPSALVGGFKDRCDGLLQFVSLPVIASSAIESMKLTRNVQIDRVLSQSVTILSGELGYRTDSTTGIDISQQDETCCYSKAQKLISVCGWEPRWLPNVQDWEENSTRSARNAGSAEPDGQFHSQFAEHRQSSYSASVKKEKGKGKMRVKDSGCSMRSPLLDCSLCGATVRIWDFKSVPRPSHFSLNNIDMPDTGRKPVLTRGISATSGINGLVAEGAEKENVEGRDEAGTDERKSVSNAQVDLNLTMAGGLPSNHSALPPMPGHFNYGGMGRDLIIGQPTGSELGGHAASFESRGPSSRKRNLEEGGSTADKPINRLQPADSIEGTVIDRDGDEVDDAAQDSGARSKRPRGFNLFDINRPSSSGAGPSRNLSFDLDIDVNRFDTSNAEGPSALHNPFPKDSMRASSVIAMDTVHSGEGNSMESVEYHPCDGDDVNKPSSALRSGGMSEALDLNYSNQAQQSSFVQPAAETESNAREIGGSSMNGGEEVLNAEATPASARDQFSLGVSGGSVGMGASHEAEIHGTDISEHKTGSVVGDADPIPELIETMGHTGESAPGPALMDEFAPEEVGREDPHGDSQDMASRLAVRADSGSKICGSTKADSVESGEKMSHAIGPENSAHPSLSCNARVFSGIDASKEEVTGIMLTNDDYDPGNGLGTTNGENDYETDLPDFDPIKHHNNYCPWVNGNVAAACCINTGSSTALSGWQLTVDAIETLQSVGQAQNQTMQSDSAASLYKDDHAPPSRKLLKRANHSRS, encoded by the exons ATGAGCGTGTCCGTGGGGAGGACCCGGGTGGGGAGGTACGAGCTGGGCCGGACGCTCGGGGAGGGCACTTTCGCCAAGGTCAAGTTCGCCAGGAACGTCGAGACCGGCGAGAATGTCGCCATCAAGATCCTCGAAAAGGAGAAGGTGCTCAAGCACAAGATGATCGCCCAG ATAAAGCGCGAGATCTCGACCATGAAGCTCATCCGGCACCCAAACGTCATCCGGATGTACGAG GTGATGGCCAGCAAGACAAAGATTTACATAGTGATGGAGCTTGTCACCGGAGGTGAACTTTTCGACAAGATT GCTTCGCGTGGAAGGCTGAAAGAGGATGATGCAAGGAAATATTTCCAGCAGGTGATCAATGCTGTCGATTACTGCCACAGCAGAGGCGTCTACCACCGTGATCTCAAG CCTGAAAACCTTCTGCTTGATGCTAGTGGCACACTCAAGGTGTCTGATTTTGGATTGAGTGCACTATCTCAACAAGTTCGA GAGGATGGTCTGCTGCACACAACCTGTGGAACTCCTAATTATGTTGCTCCCGAG GTTATAAACAACAAAGGGTATGATGGAGCCAAGGCTGATCTATGGTCATGTGGGGTGATTCTTTTTGTCCTCATGGCAGGGTACCTCCCGTTTGAAGATTCAAACCTTATGTCGCTTTACAAGAAG ATCTTCAAGGCAGATTTCAGTTGCCCGTCTTGGTTCTCCACAAGTGCGAAGAAGCTCATCAAGAAGATATTAGATCCTAATCCTAGCACT AGGATAACAATTGCAGAGCTTATTAACAATGAGTGGTTCAAGAAGGGGTATCAGCCTCCCAGATTTGAGACAGTGGATGTTAATTTAGATGATGTCAACTCCATTTTTGACGAATCTGGT GACCCAGCACAACTTGTTGTTGAGAGGCGAGAAGAGAGACCATCGGTGATGAATGCTTTTGAGTTGATCTCTACATCTCAAGGCCTCAATCTCGGCACACTCTTTGAGAAGCAAATG GGTTCTGTTAAGAAAGAAACAAGATTTGCATCAAGGCTTCCTGCAAATGAGATACTGTCGAAAATTGAAGCAGCAGCAGGACCCATGGGCTTCAATGTGCAGAAGCGCAACTACAAG CTGAAGCTGCAAGGAGAGAACCCGGGAAGGAAAGGTCAGCTGGCCATTGCAACAGAG GTTTTCGAGGTGACGCCTTCGCTGTACATGGTGGAGCTGCGCAAGTCCAACGGGGACACCCTCGAGTTCCACAAGTTCTACCACAACATCTCAAACGGGCTGAAGGACGTGATGTGGAAGCCGGAGGGCAGCATCGTGGAAGGCGACGAGGTGCGGCACCGGAGGCCGCCGT tggaggtggagcggATCCCCGGCTCGCATCGCCATCGCATCACTGTGATTCTTCACACACGCCGCGCTCGCCCtgcctgctctgctccgcccGACCCGACCCGACGCGGCCTCCTCCCCCCGACGACCCCGAGAGCGAGCGCGGCCGCTATGCGCGAGGAGGTGCGGAGCTCGTCGGCGGCGCCGCCCGACCCGCCGCCCgacccgccgcccgcgcgctcggcctcgccgccgcccacccccGTCGCCAG TTCTGCTGGTGCTTCATCACCTCCTTCACAAGCTAATATAGCTAGCATAGATTGGTTAGGCAGTGACCAAGTCTCCAAGGCGGGGTCGTCTCATGTTGCTCCACCTGCTTCTCAGCCTGCACTTAGTACTAATGCTGATGGAGCTGCTGCGGATTTCTTTCAATCATCGTGTAGACCATGGGAACGAGGCGACTTGCTTCGTCGGCTGGCCACGTTTAAGCATTCAACATGGGCCTCTAAGCCAAAG GCTGCTAGTTCACTGGCTTGTGCTCAAAGAGGCTGGGTGAACATTGACGTGGACAAGATTGAGTGTGAATCATGTGGTGCACATCTTATATTTACTGCATTGACATCCTGGTCCCCTGCTGAAG TTGCAAATGCCGGGGAAGCTTTTGCTGAGCAGCTTGATGCATCACACCAGAATGATTGTCCCTGGAAGGGGAATAGCTGTGCTGATGGCCTGGTGCAGTTCCACCTTACCCCATCAGCTCTTGTTGGTGGTTTTAAAGATCGATGTGATGGATTGTTGCAGTTTGTATCTCTTCCTGTTATTGCCTCATCTGCAATTGAGAGTATGAAGCTCACTAGAAACGTTCAAATTGATCGTGTCTTATCCCAGTCAGTTACAATTTTGTCTGGGGAGCTGGGCTATAGAACAGACAGTACAACAGGGATTGATATCAGCCAACAAGATGAAACCTGCTGCTACTCTAAA GCACAGAAGCTTATTAGCGTTTGTGGATGGGAGCCTAGATGGCTTCCAAATGTTCAAGATTGGGAAGAAAATTCGACACGCTCTGCCAGAAATGCAGGCTCAGCTGAACCAGATGGCCAATTTCATTCCCAATTTGCTGAGCATCGTCAAAGTTCATACTCTGCATCAGTTAAGAAAGAGAAGGGAAAAGGCAAAATGCGTGTCAAAGATTCTGGATGCAGCATGAGATCACCTTTGCTGGATTGCAGCTTATGTGGAGCTACAGTGAGAATTTGGGACTTCAAATCTGTGCCACGCCCTTCTCATTTTAGTCTGAATAACATCGACATGCCTGATACAGGAAGGAAGCCTGTGTTGACCCGTGGAATTAGTGCTACTAGTGGGATCAATGGATTGGTTGCTGAAGGAGCGGAGAAAGAAAATGTTGAAGGACGTGATGAGGCAGGTACTGATGAGCGTAAGTCTGTGTCAAATGCTCAAGTTGACTTAAATCTGACAATGGCAGGAGGTTTGCCATCTAACCATTCTGCATTGCCCCCGATGCCTGGACATTTCAATTATGGAGGAATGGGAAGAGATCTCATTATTGGGCAGCCTACTGGAAGTGAGCTTGGTGGCCATGCAGCCTCATTTGAGTCTCGGGGCCCCAGTTCAAGGAAGCGTAACCTGGAGGAAGGTGGGAGCACAGCTGACAAGCCAATAAACAGGCTTCAGCCTGCTGACAGCATAGAGGGAACTGTCATTGACCGTGATGGTgatgaagttgatgatgccGCACAAGATTCTGGTGCTCGGAGCAAAAGGCCTCGTGGTTTTAATCTTTTTGATATCAATCGCCCATCTTCTTCAGGAGCTGGTCCCAGCAGAAACTTAAGCTTTGACCTGGATATAGATGTTAATAGGTTTGATACATCTAATGCTGAGGGCCCATCTGCCCTTCACAACCCATTTCCAAAGGATTCTATGAGGGCATCTTCTGTTATTGCAATGGATACTGTTCACAGTGGGGAGGGAAATTCAATGGAGAGTGTTGAATACCATCCATGTGATGGTGATGATGTTAATAAGCCTTCTAGTGCACTCAGGAGTGGTGGAATGAGTGAGGCATTGGATCTCAATTATAGCAACCAAGCACAGCAAAGCAGTTTTGTACAGCCTGCTGCTGAAACTGAAAGTAATGCAAGGGAGATAGGGGGCAGTAGTATGAATGGAGGGGAAGAAGTCCTCAATGCAGAAGCTACTCCTGCTTCTGCTAGAGATCAGTTTAGCCTGGGGGTTAGTGGAGGTAGTGTCGGGATGGGTGCAAGTCATGAAGCTGAAATTCATGGGACTGATATTTCTGAGCATAAAACTGGTAGCGTTGTTGGAGATGCTGATCCAATTCCTGAGCTCATTGAGACTATGGGCCACACTGGCGAGTCAGCCCCTGGACCTGCATTGATGGATGAGTTTGCCCCTGAAGAAGTTGGTCGAGAAGATCCTCATGGTGATAGCCAAGATATGGCGTCTCGGTTAGCGGTTCGAGCTGACAGTGGTTCAAAAATTTGTGGTTCAACTAAAGCTGATTCTGTTGAGAGTGGAGAGAAGATGAGTCATGCCATAGGTCCTGAGAATAGTGCACATCCTTCTCTTTCTTGCAACGCAAGAGTTTTTTCTGGCATTGATGCATCGAAAGAGGAAGTGACTGGTATAATGCTTACTAATGATGATTACGATCCAGGAAATGGGCTAG GAACAACAAATGGAGAAAACGATTATGAAACAGATCTTCCAGATTTCGATCCAATAAAACACCACAACAATTACTGCCCATGGGTAAATGGAAATGTTGCTGCCGCATGTTGTATTAATACTGGTTCGAGCACAGCGCTCTCTGGCTGGCAGCTCACAGTGGACGCCATCGAGACATTGCAGTCTGTAGGCCAAGCTCAGAATCAGACAATGCAGTCAGACTCTGCGGCTTCATTATATAAG GATGATCACGCCCCACCCAGCCGGAAGCTGCTGAAAAGGGCAAACCACAGCAGGAGCTGA